The following nucleotide sequence is from Candidatus Zixiibacteriota bacterium.
TGCGATCTCATGCAGGCCACCAGGCCCAAGTCCCTGCCGAACACCCTCTATGGTCTGGGCAGCGTGCAGGAGGAAGTCGGCTTGCGGGGAGCGGGCACCTCGGCATGGGCGGTCGATCCCGATGTGGCGCTCATCGTCGATGTCGGCATCGCCCGCGACACGCCCGGCATCAAGGAACCGGGGGAGAAGCTCGGCGGCGGCGTCGCGATCGACATATTCGATGCGGGAATGATCCCCAACGGCAATCTGCTGCAACTGGTGATCGACACCGCCGACCGCAACCGCATCAAATACCACCTCTCCTCGATGGAACGCGGCGCCACCGATGCCGGACGGGTCCACATCTCGCGCGCCGGCGTCCCGACCGTATCGCTGGGACCGGCCGCACGCTACATCCACTCCCACAACTCCATCCTGTCACGCTACGACTACGATGCCACGCTGAAACTGCTCAAGGCCGTGGTCAAACAGCTCGATGCTGCGACTGTGGCCGGTTTGACCGATCGCCCAACGAAGCGTGTCTCCGCGCGACGTCCGGCCGTCAAGACAAAGCGCCCGGCCCGCAAAGGACGCACGCGACGATAGATGCCTGTCCGGTTCACCGATACGCGACGGCGCGCGCTGGTCGATTTCGAGCCGCTGAGACCGGGCGAAGTGCGCATGTACACCTGCGGCCCGACCGTCTACAACTTCGCGCACATCGGCAATTTTCGCACATTCATGTTCGAGGACCTGCTGCGCCGCTTTCTCAAGTGGCGCGGGTTTGCCGTCACGCAGATCATGAACTTAACCGACATCGACGACAAAATCATCAAGGCCTGCAATGCCGCGGACATCTCTCCGGCGGAGTTTACGGCCCCCTATAAGGAAGCGTTCTTCGAGGATGTCGACATGCTGCGCATGCAGCGCGCCGAGGTCTATCCCGAGGCGACGGCGCACATCCCGGAGATGGTGACGCTCACCGAAGCCCTGCTCGAACGCGGCCACGCATACAGAGCCGATGACGGCTCGATCTACTTCCGCATCGCCTCGTTTCCCGAGTACGGACAATTGTCGCACATGGACTTGACCGAGCTCAAGGCGGGGGCCCGTGTCGCCTCCGATGAATACGAAAAAGACCAGGTCTCCGACTTCGCCCTGTGGAAGAACTGGGATGAGGCCGACGGCAACGTATTCTGGGAGACATCCCTCGGCAAGGGCCGTCCGGGATGGCATCTGGAATGCTCCGCGATGTCCATGAAATACCTCGGTGCGGAGTTCGACATTCACACCGGCGGGGTCGACAACATCTTCCCGCATCACGAAAACGAAATCGCGCAATCGGTCTGCGGCACTGGAAAACCGTTCGCCCGC
It contains:
- a CDS encoding M42 family metallopeptidase, whose protein sequence is MAALTEAHGAPGSESAVRRVMAEHMPSHAELSSDKLGSLIAKVAGRSESPRVLVGAHMDEVAWIVREVTKDGFLKVYPLGGWWGHVMLSQRVVVHGDKGPVVGVFGSTPPHLLPDEERKKVIAPRDIYIDVGAAEGFDVARKLGIRNGHYVTPMADFQIMGNPQLYLAKAFDNRVACALVCDLMQATRPKSLPNTLYGLGSVQEEVGLRGAGTSAWAVDPDVALIVDVGIARDTPGIKEPGEKLGGGVAIDIFDAGMIPNGNLLQLVIDTADRNRIKYHLSSMERGATDAGRVHISRAGVPTVSLGPAARYIHSHNSILSRYDYDATLKLLKAVVKQLDAATVAGLTDRPTKRVSARRPAVKTKRPARKGRTRR
- the cysS gene encoding cysteine--tRNA ligase, translated to MPVRFTDTRRRALVDFEPLRPGEVRMYTCGPTVYNFAHIGNFRTFMFEDLLRRFLKWRGFAVTQIMNLTDIDDKIIKACNAADISPAEFTAPYKEAFFEDVDMLRMQRAEVYPEATAHIPEMVTLTEALLERGHAYRADDGSIYFRIASFPEYGQLSHMDLTELKAGARVASDEYEKDQVSDFALWKNWDEADGNVFWETSLGKGRPGWHLECSAMSMKYLGAEFDIHTGGVDNIFPHHENEIAQSVCGTGKPFARYWLHSEHLLVEGHRMAKSLGNYYTLRDVVAKGYSPLAVRYLLLSTHYRQQLNFTFAGLDGARSAIERLRDFQQRLGEITDEGDAGSDYATMVSEAQSGFGDHLDDDLNVSGALGVLFDFIRDTYKRIDSGALNRAEAALALVFLKSADRILDVSTPESAGGVDESLVEKLIEERKQARGRKDFKRADEIRRQFDQMGVVLEDTPAGTRWKLRV